From Psychroflexus torquis ATCC 700755, the proteins below share one genomic window:
- a CDS encoding DUF2237 family protein, whose protein sequence is MIKNILGTELLACSYDPMTGAFRDGFCKYSDLDPGLHIVAAKVTEGFLEWNKARGNDLVSPKPQWSFPGLKPGDWWCICMGVWLKSKEAGHPLHLRLESCNEKMLEYVSLETLKAWEYKE, encoded by the coding sequence ATGATAAAAAATATATTAGGTACTGAGTTATTAGCCTGCTCTTACGATCCTATGACTGGGGCTTTCCGAGATGGGTTTTGTAAATATTCCGATCTCGATCCCGGTCTCCATATTGTTGCGGCAAAAGTGACTGAGGGATTTTTAGAGTGGAACAAAGCTAGAGGGAACGATTTGGTAAGCCCTAAACCGCAATGGAGTTTTCCAGGTCTGAAACCAGGAGATTGGTGGTGTATTTGTATGGGAGTGTGGTTAAAAAGTAAAGAAGCCGGACATCCTCTTCACCTTCGATTAGAATCTTGTAATGAAAAAATGCTTGAGTATGTCTCGTTAGAGACTTTGAAGGCTTGGGAATATAAGGAGTAA
- a CDS encoding sodium:solute symporter family protein: MQSTNISILFLIIYVVGIIAVGIWNRKSESSEDFFLASRKLPAWLLAITFIASWWGGGSAIDLVDHAHRNGISSFWIYGVPVLIATALLFLFARGIRNIGSISQPQLMKQRYNSTVSLLLTIFIIIFMVIATTVQVIVVGKFFQAFFDLSYQTGAIIGTLIVLTYSLFGGFKGVVLTDLLQFVFFLFTGIFLFYTAYTQSGGMEAVKATALLNNKSGYTSFFSDVSDNLAYVITFGTSWMIQANIWQRISAAKKSTDARKMMIISFFAFVPLYLMVTYTGMFASVFYESVPKSGIVPNMISNISNPVISALLFVGLSAAIMSTMDSLINTGALSLTLDIYKVYINPGASAAHNVTVGRISTFIVGAIALLIALEIKSVLTIAWIGSDFLTSGAFIPLILGFLWARGTATAATISMLFGLVFSSYNLMVALGAPFPVAWEIASISQAVIGISISLILYVGFSFITKNDMEKSRSFIRKANILNKRYD, from the coding sequence ATGCAAAGTACAAATATTAGTATCCTTTTTTTAATAATTTACGTTGTGGGAATCATCGCCGTAGGTATTTGGAATAGAAAGAGTGAAAGCAGTGAAGATTTCTTTTTGGCTTCTAGAAAACTCCCTGCTTGGTTATTGGCCATTACTTTTATAGCCTCTTGGTGGGGCGGTGGTTCTGCTATAGATCTTGTAGATCATGCTCACAGAAATGGCATTAGCTCTTTTTGGATTTATGGAGTACCTGTATTGATAGCGACTGCCCTTTTGTTTCTATTTGCGAGAGGAATTAGAAATATAGGTTCTATTTCGCAACCACAACTTATGAAGCAGCGCTACAACAGCACAGTTTCACTGCTACTTACTATTTTTATTATCATTTTTATGGTAATTGCAACAACAGTTCAGGTCATTGTCGTGGGTAAATTCTTCCAGGCATTTTTTGATCTCAGCTATCAAACCGGGGCTATTATAGGTACTCTAATCGTATTGACCTATTCCTTATTTGGCGGCTTTAAAGGCGTAGTGCTCACAGATTTACTTCAGTTTGTATTCTTTTTATTTACCGGTATATTTTTGTTTTATACGGCCTACACCCAGTCTGGCGGTATGGAAGCTGTAAAAGCGACAGCACTTCTCAATAATAAAAGCGGGTACACTTCATTTTTTAGTGACGTTTCTGATAATTTGGCCTATGTTATAACTTTTGGTACTTCGTGGATGATTCAGGCGAATATTTGGCAACGCATTTCTGCTGCAAAGAAATCTACAGACGCCAGAAAGATGATGATCATTAGTTTTTTCGCTTTTGTTCCGCTCTATCTTATGGTGACCTATACAGGCATGTTTGCTTCTGTATTTTATGAAAGCGTTCCAAAAAGCGGAATTGTTCCCAATATGATTAGTAATATTTCAAATCCAGTAATTAGCGCTCTTCTTTTTGTAGGTCTAAGTGCGGCAATTATGTCTACCATGGATTCTCTTATCAATACCGGCGCGCTTTCTTTAACCTTGGATATTTATAAGGTGTATATAAATCCTGGGGCGAGTGCTGCTCATAACGTTACTGTAGGAAGAATCTCTACCTTTATTGTTGGTGCCATCGCTTTATTGATAGCTTTAGAGATAAAATCTGTTTTAACCATCGCATGGATAGGATCTGATTTTTTAACTAGCGGAGCATTTATACCTCTTATACTCGGATTTTTATGGGCAAGGGGTACCGCTACAGCGGCTACAATTTCTATGTTATTCGGGTTGGTGTTTTCTAGTTATAATCTCATGGTAGCTCTTGGTGCTCCCTTTCCCGTTGCCTGGGAAATAGCATCGATTTCACAAGCCGTAATCGGCATTTCCATTTCACTGATTTTGTACGTGGGCTTCAGTTTTATAACTAAAAACGATATGGAAAAAAGCAGAAGCTTTATAAGAAAAGCGAATATCTTAAACAAGAGATACGATTAA
- a CDS encoding NAD(P)-dependent alcohol dehydrogenase produces the protein MSQVKAYGAEANDADLKQLDIKRREILPNDIHIEIDYCGVCHSDIHQVRNDWKNSKYPVIPGHEIIGHVVAVGKEVTKFKEGQKVGVGCMVDSCQDCDACDEGLEQYCEKGMTATYNSPDKHLGGHTFGGYSEEVVVDEKFVLNVSEKLDMKAVAPLLCAGITTWSPLKQWNVQKGDKVGVVGLGGLGHMGIKFAHALGTHVVMITTSPNKSEDAERLGADEVLVSKNEEDMKKHANSFDFILNTVPVGHDVNPYLNLLKRDKTMCLVGAIEPLKGVNGGALIVKRKRLAGSLIGGIQETQDMLDFCGEHNIVSDVEMIDMQNINTAFERIVSSDVKYRFVIDMQSLKD, from the coding sequence ATGAGTCAAGTAAAAGCCTATGGCGCTGAAGCCAATGATGCAGATTTAAAACAGTTAGACATCAAAAGGAGAGAAATTCTTCCTAATGATATACATATAGAAATAGATTATTGTGGTGTTTGCCATAGTGATATACACCAAGTTAGAAACGATTGGAAAAATTCTAAATATCCCGTTATCCCAGGTCATGAAATAATAGGGCATGTTGTCGCTGTTGGAAAAGAGGTTACTAAATTTAAAGAGGGACAAAAAGTAGGGGTTGGATGTATGGTAGATTCTTGCCAAGATTGTGACGCTTGTGATGAAGGCCTAGAACAATATTGTGAAAAAGGAATGACAGCTACTTACAATAGTCCTGATAAACATTTAGGAGGACACACTTTCGGTGGTTATTCAGAGGAAGTCGTAGTAGACGAGAAATTTGTATTAAATGTCTCAGAGAAATTGGACATGAAAGCAGTAGCCCCTTTATTATGTGCTGGTATTACAACGTGGTCACCACTAAAACAATGGAACGTACAAAAAGGAGATAAAGTTGGTGTTGTTGGTCTTGGAGGTCTTGGACATATGGGGATTAAATTCGCTCATGCCCTTGGAACTCATGTCGTTATGATTACAACTTCACCAAACAAGAGTGAAGATGCGGAACGCCTTGGAGCAGATGAAGTATTGGTTTCTAAAAATGAAGAAGACATGAAGAAGCATGCCAATTCATTCGACTTTATATTAAACACTGTCCCTGTGGGTCATGATGTGAATCCATATTTAAACTTACTTAAGCGAGACAAAACCATGTGTTTGGTTGGCGCCATTGAGCCACTCAAAGGAGTGAATGGCGGAGCTTTAATCGTAAAAAGAAAACGACTAGCAGGTTCTCTTATTGGAGGAATTCAAGAAACTCAAGACATGTTAGATTTCTGTGGTGAACATAATATTGTTTCCGATGTGGAGATGATCGATATGCAAAACATCAATACTGCCTTTGAACGAATAGTGAGTTCAGACGTCAAATACAGATTTGTCATTGACATGCAATCTTTAAAAGACTAA